The Strix uralensis isolate ZFMK-TIS-50842 chromosome 16, bStrUra1, whole genome shotgun sequence genome has a window encoding:
- the UQCC4 gene encoding ubiquinol-cytochrome c reductase complex assembly factor 4, producing the protein MSWALGRWRARRSPRLPGPRRGLARRRGPEGAEAEEGAGAIPFSSSEASPRVWSVRRSMGSDHERPWVKVLPLSLLCSGLLLWCVFRERTEIDERLEAAFSGQTVDSLDAARKSSASLPPQKEK; encoded by the exons ATGAGCTGGGCGCTGGGCCGGTGGCG GGCGCGGCGCTCCCCGCGCCTGCCCGGGCCCCGGCGGGGGctggcgcggcggcggggcccggagGGCGCGGAGGCGGAGGAGGGCGCGGGGGCCATCCCCTTCTCCTCTAGCGAGGCCAGCCCGCGGGTGTGGAGCGTCAGGCGGTCCATGGGCAGCGACCACGAGAGGCCGTGGGTGAAGGTGCTGCCCCTCAGCCTGCTGTGCAGCGGGCTGCTGCTCTGGTGCGTGTTCAGGGAGAGGACGGAGATCGATGAGCGCCTGGAAGCGGCTTTCTCCGGTCAGACCGTGGACTCTCTCGATGCGGCCCGGAAAAGCAGCGCTTCCCTGCCACCGCAGAAGGAGAAATGA